Below is a window of Mauremys mutica isolate MM-2020 ecotype Southern chromosome 11, ASM2049712v1, whole genome shotgun sequence DNA.
GCGATGCCCCTGACCACTTCTCTGCCTTGCAGTGCGACGATGAGTGCTGGCTCGATCGAGCAGGAGCCGTCGCGCAAGCTGGCCTGCTGCGGAGTGCCCCTGATCACCGAGGACATGCAATCGCTGGCCATCCGCACCCTCTCCGGCACCGACATCAACAAGCACTATGATCTCATCCGCGAACTCGGCAAGGGCACCTACGGCAAGGTGGACCTGGTGTCCCACAAAAGCACAGGTGAGGCCAGCTCGGCTCCTAGCGGCCAGGCCTGGGCATTTGGGCAGGCAGGGCTTGTTGGCAACTCAGCGAGCCATGGGCTGGGAGCagctggatggggaggggagagacagctgGGGTGGAGGAACCGAGCAGCCATCTGAGGTTCAGCCCAGACCTGTTAGCAGGTCAGGGAGCACTAAGATTCTTGTCCCTCTTGTTTGGCTTGGTGCCTATCTGCTGCAGGCTGACTGATGCCCACCGGGAGTGGCTCACCTCGGGGTATTTCCAGCCACGCCAGCTGTAGGAAGTGTCAGGCTGCTGTACCCCGGCTTGGGTTCAGCTCATGGGGGAGTCAGGAGTTGCTCAGACAGGGACCCCTGAAGCAGGCTGGATCTTGGCTTGTTATCACCACATCCCCAGTCTAAGTCAAAGGGTTTTGCTTGCAGAAACTACACTGGCATGAGGGGTGCACTCCCCAACCCACAGTCGGGGCATCCAGCTACTGGGAGAGTAGCAGGTATGGCCTGTTGCTTGCCTCTTACCAGGGCCTGTGGCCACAGGGATCCACTCTGTGTGCCATTCCACTGGCTATTCTCTGGCACGCCCACAGTCCTCTGCCCCCGGTGAACTGACAGGATAGGTGTGGAGGTCTCCATGGTGTGCTGAGGCTGTGGCGGTCCCTTCTGTACAGCTCCCGATGGACCAGGCTTGCTGCTTTGAGGCTGTTCTGTAGTTCTGGGGGGGCAAAGCCCTTTGGGGAGGATGCCAGATGCTCCTGTTAGTGTCCCTGCCCAGCTTCTGGCCCCAGCagaactggtcaggaatttttcaatgaaatgttTTTCATCCAAATGGATACGTTTCCTGGGAAAGGGGCGTCGTCGATGAACTTCTCCACTCAAAACGTTTTTGAAAAAAAGAGTTTAAAATTTGACATGAAAAATTCCActtttctggttcaaaatgactttttgtttagaaatttaagcTAATGAGAGTTAAACAAATATTGAAAAAATtgagaaaatggaaatgaaaCAATTCCACTGACCTGAATCAATTTTTCTCCAGATTTTCAGTTTGCACatttttttgaaatttcaactctttgttctgatttgggatgggaatattttttaaaatcttgaaaatgCTCAAGGGACAGGAAAATCTCAATCCTTGTGCTCAAAGGCCAATGTCTCCCGCACATGCCTCTCCAGAGGTCTAGTGGATGTGGGCCTGGCCCTGACAAGAGCCATGTAGAGCTGGGTTGGTACGGAGAGCAGCACCTGCTGGGACCACACTGCTAGGATGGGTGGTGCCTGAGCCAGGGGCCATGACTTTGGGAGCTCTTGGGGGAGCGTTGTGTCCGCCACAACCTCCCCACTGGTCTGGGAGGAGTCCTATGTTGCTGAGCCTTCTCCTGAGCCTTTTGCCCTATAGGCACCAAAATGGCGTTGAAGTTCGTGAACAAGAGCAAGACGAAGCTGAAGAACTTCTTGCGGGAGTTCAGCATCACCAACACGCTCTCCTCCAGCCCCTTCATCATCAAGGTCTTCGACGTGGTCTTTGAGACTGAGGATTGCTACGTCTTCGCTCAGGAGTACGCGCCTGGCGGGGACCTCTTTGACATCATCCCTCCACAGGTACCGGCTAGGAagctgccccagctcccctgcacAATAAACCCCTTTCCTACACGAGAAGACCTTCTTCCCTATTGACCCCCGTCCCACTTCTGCTACTCTGAGACCTAAAGGCAGACTCTGTCCTCCAGCTGTGATCTCGTGTGCTAAGCAAGGGTGCTGACTGGAGTCAGCATACGAGGCTCAGGCCTGGCAGGTGCCTGAGTGTGATACCTCCACAGGAAAGCCCTGACATTCCTGTATGAGAGCGCCTGGGTCTGACTCTCCTCTTGCTAGcaccttgtgggttcctgtacacCTGGGCAAGGTGAGAGTGAGTGGAGAGCTCTGACTTGGTAGCATCTCGGGTGTTAGTGGCTCCCGCATATACAGGGTGTTCAGTAGGTGGTGCTCTTCCCCCCGACTCTGCAATCAGACCTCACCCCGGGGGACAGCATGCCTTCAGATGAGACAATTGTGTCCTGTTAATGAGCCTGTAGCAATTTTTACAAGAGCAGGGCTGTTAAATACTAACTGGGGTCACTACAACCTTCCTGCTTATGTTTGCCATGCAGTTGCAACTGGGTGCATTATgcatcacttcctgtcctaaaccttTGCCTAGTGATGCTGTGCGCTGTTACTCTGCTGgcatgtcccaccccagagggggctgcatttcagtggtgggtgaagtgattctTGTCTCCaccatttgcaaagtgctttgggatcctgaaAGATGCTAGATGAAAATAAGAAATTAATGACTATGATTCATTATCCTTacaaaagcgggggggggggttcaacaGTGACCAGGGGTTCATAGCCGTCTCCTGGGGCGAGCTAGCCCAAAGGGACACATAGTGCTGCTTGCTCTGATCATAAAACATTTCCCCTCTCTGCACTGAATGAACAAggcgaggggggagaggaggaataaGCAGACAGAACTGAGAGAGAACCAAGGAGAAAGGATGACCAAAGAGGAGAAAGAGATCTCCCCAAATATAATTAGACATAATTGAATTGGAAGTGTAATGAAATCGTAATGTAAAGCGGATAAAGGAAAATGTGATTATACAGCTTCAGCGGGTGCTGTAGCAAAGACAAGAGAcagggtgtatgtgtgtctgggggggtgaGTCCTTGAAATGCCCTCTCCTTTGTGACAAAGGAAATTCTAGCTCCTGTGTGCCCCTCACCAGTTTGATCTTTGGGAGGCTGGCGTTGGTGTCTGCCATTGGCCCAGGATTCAGACTAGCCTGGGCTCTGGCTAAGATCTCCCCTGTGGGATGGGTTTGGTACTGGTTCCACCAGGCCTGCTCTGGTCTCCAAGGTGGTTGTGAGGGGTAAAGACCTTGCCCCCTGGAAAAGAAGGGGAACtgtatccccagccctgctgaacTCAACAGCCCTGCCCAGTGGCTGGCAGTTCTCACCCAGCCGCCTGATCGCCCCCTCAAACccttggtgtgtgggagggagggagggagggagacagttTGTTGGCTGCCATTTCAGGATGGTGTCAGTTTCCAAATTTCCACCCAGCTTCTGTGTTGCACATGGATAGGGACCCGAGGCAACACTGCCATCAGAGACACTAGAGGTGGAGAAGGCCTTTTAGGTCACCTAGtccatcccctccccactcagGGGCCAGTGTTGGGTTGTTCTCCAGGACCTTGGCCCATGCTAAATGGAGCTGCCACCACTTCCCGTGGGAGCTTATTGTATGTCTCCCTGGACCTCTCCACCTTAGATATTTCTCCTGAAGCTCAGCCTAGACTTCCCTTTTGTCAGTCTCCTTCCTCTTACCCTGCCCAACCCCAGAGCACCTTAAGCaattcctctccctgctcccacaTGGACACCACgacctcctctcctccctttcaCACCGCCTCGGCCAAGCACCCTTCATCTCGCCTCCTCAACCAGCCCCTCTAGCTCCATCGCTCTTCTCAGCCAGCTTCCTCCGGGTCCGGGGGATGCTCAACCCGCTCgctccaccccagaccctgctcccatcccaccccttcccccaagcctccacctccaccccacctcttcccgcccccgcctcttcccacccagttcaccctctccctccagcatgCCCCATCCctactccaccccctccctcccagcacctcctgtacCAGGCGAttctgtgaaacagctgattgaggcaggcaggaggagctgagagggagggggaggcgctgatcggaggggcagcaggcaggtagGAGGCACTTcagaggggagctggctgccagtgggtgctgagcacccactaatttttttccatgggtgctccagccttggAGCATCCATGGAGTCTGTGCTTATGCCCCCTGCCAGGGTGTCGCTGTCTGTTGGGGATTAACAGGCCctagagagagagacccaggaggaggagaggctgaggtggATCTCCAGACTCACTTGCACTGGACTTGGCCTCTCTCAGGGAGAAGGTCCACAGCTGAGATCCAGCCTCCAATTGACTTCTGGGTCCACTGGGAGCAGGGAACTGTACCTGGGATTGAagggtgacagtggatggggtATGTGCCCTCAGAGGAGAGCCACGGCTCCATGTCATGCAGCATGGTGCGGCCAGGTCTGGGCAGCTCGTTACCAGATACTGACCAGAGAAGAGACACATAGTGTAGCCAGGTCTGGGACAGAGCTCGGAGCGGGCGGTGATCCCCGCAGTAACCAGGAGCATGGGGCATGTGCCATTTCGGAGTGACACACTTCCATCTGTGTGAGGGCACATGGAGGCCTGGGGAAGGAGGAGCTTAAGCTCTGATAAAGGAATTATAGTAGGACCTCCTTAATTCAAGCTCCTGAGGGGAGAGTCTTTGTGTGACCTGAAATGTGCCAACAGGACATGTCTGTGATGGGTCCCATACACCTTGTGAGCAGCCTGGCAGTCAGGGACAGTCCCCAGGAGAGCCAACCTGTGTTAATCCATTCGCTTCTGTTGTTCTGTGGCTTAACCCCCAGTGCCTGCCTGTCTGACTCCACGTgtgaccccccacccctcatcccCGTGCCCGGTGCTGATGCGCTGTGTCTACCCTTATAGGTGGGCCTCCCCGAGGACATGGTGAAGCGCTGCGTGCAGCAGCTGGGCCTGGCCCTGGACTACATGCACAGCAAGAACTTGGTGCACCGGGACATCAAGCCGGAGAACGTGCTGCTCTTTGACCGTGACTGCCGCCGGGTGAAGCTGGCTGACTTCGGCATGACCCGCAAGGTGGGCTGCCGGGTGAAGCGCATCAGTGGCACCATACCCTACACGGCGCCTGAGGTGTGCCAGGCCGGCCGGGCCGAAGGCTTCGCCGTGGACACCAGCATTGACGTGTGGGCCTTTGGGGTGCTCATCTTCTGCGTCCTGACTGGCAACTTCCCCTGGGAGGCAGCCTCTGCCTCGGATACCTTCTTTGAGGAGTTTGTGCGGTGGCAGAAGGGGCGCCTGGCAGGCCTGCCATCCCAGTGGCGGCGCTTCACAGACAGCGCCCTGCGCATGTTCCAGCGTCTCCTGGCCCTGGACCCTGAGAAGCGCTGCCCCGTCAAGGAGGTCTTCTACTTCATCAAGTATGATCTGATGTCAGAGGTGCGCCGCCGGCCCTCCTACCGCTCCCGCAAGCATGCCGGAGATAAGCTCTCTGCCGGCCCCCACCGCCATGAGACGCCcagctcctgcacccctaccccgcTCAAGAGAACCATCCTGACAGAAGGCAGTGGCCCCCGGCTCTCTGCCTCCGAGCCAGGCCTGCCCTCCCCCGGGGGAGCTAGCCGGACGGACGGAAGGCAGGACAAAGGCAAAGGGCAGATGGTCCTGGCCACAGCAATAGAGATTTGTGTCTGATGAGGGCTCAGTGGGAATGAGGGGACAGCTGGTCCTCGCGACACGGCTCTGCTCCATACAGCCTGCAACGATGATGTCAGCACCCCTGCCCCACTGGTGAATGGGGGTCAAGGGGGGCGGAGGGGATTCCTTTTTGTGTGAAAAGGGACCAGGAGCTGTGTCTCCCGAAGCAAAAAATACTCACACTGCTAGTACTCACTGATACTGAGGATGCGACGTACAGCTAAACCCTGGAGGAAAGGCCAGAGTGCAGACACAGAGCCAGGCAGAAAGGCCCCGGCTTGGTGGCTGGGAAGGACCATGTGTGGCATGGCGACCCCTCCCCCTCACGTCTTCCATGATTGGGGTTggaggctctttcccctgacactCTGCACTGTGCCCCTGCTTTGTCAGTGGGGCCTGGGAGGAGTGCTGAGGCTCCTCCCattgtgggggtgggcagggacttTCACAGGGATGAGAGCGGGAAgccacaggggtgcagggaggaggaaaTCGGCACCGAGTCTTGGACACACGGATGGGTGGCCATCTTGCGGgcagcaggggctcagcagggatgTCACAACCATCAGGCGtgtcagggggttgggggattggatggggtggggctgccAGTGATGGGTGGTTTGTAGTTAATAAGCAACAAGGCTGCAGCAggcgtggggctctgggggtcaTGGGGGGCCCGTATCACTGTCAAGGCTTGGTATGCAAACTGGTGCATTGtcccctggggcagggtgggtgctggggctCTGGATCTTGCTAGAGGATCCCTGTGAGAGAGCGTGGGGCCAGCACCCTCCCAGCGGGCACTGCAGCAGCACTGCCCTCCAGCACTGCCTGCTGTCACTCTTTTGTTGGCTCTTTGTGTCCGTGCTCAGGCCCGGCGACTCTCCTGTGATTTCCCTGGACGGGGGGCTGGCAGGGCGGACTCCGGGGGGTTGGGTGGAAGGCTCATGAGCCCAGTCTGTGGAGGAGGCCTTTGGAGAGATTGTGGGGGCAGCGTGCACCAGCCTGTTTAATAGCAAGCAGGCAATggttctgccccatcccccactgccatCCTGCTTGGAGGGCTGTCTGTGATGGGGAGCAGGAGATAAAGCAGAAGCCAGTAAGCCTGGTTGAGCCACTGGCCTGTCTGTAAAGGGGGTGTCCTCAGGTCCAGTTCTCTGACAGCCTGAGCCCAGCCATGTCCAGGGCACGTCCCCCAGGGGTGGGGAGTCgggcagccccagctcctgctgctcccctcctTGCTGAGGGATCCTGAGGACACTCCTCTCTGTGCCAGTGGGGGAAGCAAGCGCTAAATGTAGCAAATGTCGGTGTGTTCCATGTGTCAGTGTGTGTCGAGCCGGCTGGGCCCGGCTGTTGTCATGATCACCCTTCCCAGGGAACAGCCTCCCCCTGTCCCTGACCCCAATGGGCCAGCTGGGCACTGGGACCCATATGGGGAGCTCTCATCAGCATGCAGTGCTAGGCCGTATGGGGCTGGGGCTTGGATGGCAGGCAGGGGCCTGGGAAGGGGTGCTCACAGATACCCCTGATGGGCTTGGCCTGGCACCTGCTTCCTGGCCTGGATGGCTCTTGCGTCTGCCCCTGGGTTGAAGGCACAAGGGACAGGTGAGGCCAGCCTGAAACAGAGCCAGCTGGTGGGGTTGCCCAGGGCAAACCAGTAGGCATTGGCATGGGGGTTGGCACAGCACCCATCCCTTAGATGGATGCGTTGGAGCCAAACCCCCAAGTGATGGCCAGAAGGGAAAGCTATTAACTGCCCCCAAAGTCTGGCCAGTTTCCATGACAagctggaggcagcagggggtgctgcagagaAGAGACGGAAGGCGGTGGCGCTGTCAGGGCAGGCGAGAGCCCTGTGTCCAGGGTGCTCTGGATGACTCACCATGCACTGCACTAGGAGCGGCATgaagggctgagtggggctgcagggaggcaatgTCCTTGGTATGCCAGGCGCTGCTGCACCATGGGCCCCTGGGGAGATGGGCTGAGCTGCCCTAGCCTCTAGAATGCATCCACTTAGACCCAGTCCACACCCAAGCTGCTGGCCAGCTCCCAGCCCTAACCCTCCGTGCCCCACCAGTGCCATGGTGAGCCCTGTTCAGCCACTGTCACACCCTGCAGCTAGCTCTCCCCTAGCCAgggctctgctgggagcccactCACTGCCAACAGTTGCCCATGGCAAGGCCGTTTGATGGAGGCACAGACACATCTAGGGCAGTAGCTTCAGTGGCTTGGGAACAGGCAGGTGGAAATGACatccctccccccgccatggTTGCCTCTTAATGTGAGCCTTCCACAGCCACATGCAGAGTGGGGCAGGCGGCTGGGTTTCCCTGGCATGCCGGAGCCCGCTAGCACCCCACCTGCCCAAAGCCTGTATATAGCCCAGTGATGGCAGCAGGGCTTCATCTCCCAGCTGTGCTCAGCTGTTCGCTAGCTGTGGGATCAACCCCCGCACGTACCTGCATTACTGGGCTGTGTTGTGACAGCTGCAGGAGGCTGACTGGCATCTGCTGACTCAGCTGGTCCCATCTCGGTCACTGGCAGACAAGGTTTGCAAACCCCGGTGTGGCCAAAGGATGGTGGGACGTCCCCAGCCTTGTGGTAGTGGCAGGGCGCCACAGGCGGGCCCATGGCGACTGCACTGCCAGAGTGTACTGGGAGACTGACCTGTGACAAGCAGGGCCGCACCGAGATGGGAGGGCGCAGGGAAAGGGGTGCGGGGGGTGAGAGCTGGGAGATAtatgtgtgtttgtgcatgtaatgggcaaggccggctccaggcgctgcaagcaggtgcttggaacAATCAACGGTgcggggtggcacgtccggctcttcggcagcaatttggcggtgggtccctcagtccctcttggagggaaggacctgctgctgaattgctgcagaaggATGAAGAGTTGGTGGTAGAGCTGCCACAGAAGTGCCACCgattgcttagggcggcaaacacgctggagctggccctggtaatgtgggggagagagagagagagaggtgggagtATGTGTGTAAGCGagaagggagggtgtgtgtgtgtaagcgagaagggagggtgtgtgtgtgtaagcaagagatgggagggtgtgtgtgtgtgtgagagatgggcatgtatgtgtgtgtgagaggtggGAGTCTGTGTGAGAGCgactggagggtgtgtgtgtgagagatgagtgaggtgtgtgtgggggagggttggatatAAGCACGGCTCTGGTCTCCTGTTGAATCAGACCTGGAGGCCAGAGTTGCTTTCTCCATGGGCAAGTTGGGGAAGGGCCTTAGCAGGTCCAATCAGTAACTAACACCCCCCCTCCCTCGGGATGCACAGGGTGCCTGCCTGGCTGGCTCTGGAGCAAGGGGGCTGAACGCCCAGCCCAGGGCCATGGTGGGGGATCGAATTAACACATATGGGTGCTTCAGAGCCAGAGAGGGTCCTGTGggcattggggggggagggggctggggaagcagttCATTGCAGAGCCCTAGGCCATGCACAAACATTGGATCCAGGCCCTGAGGGGGTGTCTAGGGCTCTGGCTTCTGCCAGGAGGTGCCCACAGGGTTCGGTCAGCTGCCTTCTCCAGACTCTCTTCTGCTGCCTCCCAGCTCTGGCCCTGAGCAGAGGGTACCCAGGGTACTGGAAGAGCAAGGCGTATGGGCTCTTTCCCAATCAAGGGCATGCACCAAAGGGACTGCCGCCTGAGATCAGGGACTACAGGTCCCTGCCATCCCACAGGGGGCTTCACTTGCCCCCATGATCTGCCATGTGCCTACCCCACCTGCACCTCAGGGCAGATCTTCCCTGCAGAGCTAACACTGGCGACAGGCGGGGTGTTCTCAGTGCCCAGATTCTAGGATGATGTGAACAGCCACTGCAAAGCCAGATGCAGCTGCATCTGGTGCTGTGCTCGCTGTGTGTgttgctaggacttctggggtGACCCATCCCATGGTGCTTTGCACTGCAGCGAGCTGAGCCACTGTCTGATGCATTCCCAGTGAATTATGGGGAACCTGTCTGCCCTTTTGGGATTGTGGGAAGGTCGTCAGAGGACTAGTAGAACATGAGTGGTTTAGCTGgcgtcctcactgcaaagtgggcaggTTACCAGTCCGAGCATAATCAGCACCCAGGTTTAGCTTATAGCCCAGGCCAGCTAGCGCAAGTATAAA
It encodes the following:
- the SBK1 gene encoding serine/threonine-protein kinase SBK1 isoform X2 — its product is MSAGSIEQEPSRKLACCGVPLITEDMQSLAIRTLSGTDINKHYDLIRELGKGTYGKVDLVSHKSTGTKMALKFVNKSKTKLKNFLREFSITNTLSSSPFIIKVFDVVFETEDCYVFAQEYAPGGDLFDIIPPQVGLPEDMVKRCVQQLGLALDYMHSKNLVHRDIKPENVLLFDRDCRRVKLADFGMTRKVGCRVKRISGTIPYTAPEVCQAGRAEGFAVDTSIDVWAFGVLIFCVLTGNFPWEAASASDTFFEEFVRWQKGRLAGLPSQWRRFTDSALRMFQRLLALDPEKRCPVKEVFYFIKYDLMSEVRRRPSYRSRKHAGDKLSAGPHRHETPSSCTPTPLKRTILTEGSGPRLSASEPGLPSPGGASRTDGRQDKGKGQMVLATAIEICV
- the SBK1 gene encoding serine/threonine-protein kinase SBK1 isoform X1, with protein sequence MDTFCFVCFQKEELQPLQLNSATMSAGSIEQEPSRKLACCGVPLITEDMQSLAIRTLSGTDINKHYDLIRELGKGTYGKVDLVSHKSTGTKMALKFVNKSKTKLKNFLREFSITNTLSSSPFIIKVFDVVFETEDCYVFAQEYAPGGDLFDIIPPQVGLPEDMVKRCVQQLGLALDYMHSKNLVHRDIKPENVLLFDRDCRRVKLADFGMTRKVGCRVKRISGTIPYTAPEVCQAGRAEGFAVDTSIDVWAFGVLIFCVLTGNFPWEAASASDTFFEEFVRWQKGRLAGLPSQWRRFTDSALRMFQRLLALDPEKRCPVKEVFYFIKYDLMSEVRRRPSYRSRKHAGDKLSAGPHRHETPSSCTPTPLKRTILTEGSGPRLSASEPGLPSPGGASRTDGRQDKGKGQMVLATAIEICV